The genomic DNA CGCATCGTCTCCAGCATGGCCGGGCTCGACCTCTCCGCCCCCATGATTATTTTTTTTACGTTGAGGGTACTCTTGAGTCCAAGCCGGTTGACCTCCTCGGCTAGAAGGAGCCCCATCGAAGCGGTGCAACAGAAGACGGTGGACTGAAGGTCCTGAAGAAAGGTTATCTGCAGCTCCAGGTTTCCGGGGCCGACCGGTATGGCCAGGGCGCCGAACTTCTCGCACGCCTGCTGAAATCCGACTCCGGCAGTCCAAAGCCCGTAGCCGACGGCAATCTGCACCCGGTCCTCCCTGGTGAGGCCGGCCATCTCGTAACAGCGGGCAAACATGTTCTGCCAGTCGTCCAGATCCTTCTGAGTGTAGCAGAGGACCTTTCTCTTTCCGGTGGTTCCGGAAGACGCGTGGATGCGGACCAGGTCGGCAAATGGGGCGGCCCGCAAAGCGAAGGGATACCCGGCGGCAAGGTCGTCGGCAGAAGTGAACGGCAGGCGGCGCAGGTCGTCAAGGGAGGTGATCAGGTCCGGTGTTATGCCGGCGGCAGTCAGTCTATCGCGGTAGAAGGGGGAATTGTTGAACGCGTGGCTGACGGTCCACTTCAGGCCTGCAACTTGATAATCGGCCAGCTCAGCGAGGGACGCAGGTTTGGGGGGAAAACGTTTGAGCATGAAACAGGAACTCCTTAAACATGCACAACCCGGAGGGGTTGCAATTAACCCGGATGCACGCGGATCAGGCAAGGCTGGAGGAAAAGCTCAGGCCGGCTCCACCCTCAAGCCTCAATCCCTGCACGCAGGGCGGCAAGTGAGTCCTCCAGCAGGGCCGGCTTCCGCACCAGCTTCACCCGTATCAT from Geobacter sp. DSM 9736 includes the following:
- a CDS encoding phenylacetate--CoA ligase; the encoded protein is MLKRFPPKPASLAELADYQVAGLKWTVSHAFNNSPFYRDRLTAAGITPDLITSLDDLRRLPFTSADDLAAGYPFALRAAPFADLVRIHASSGTTGKRKVLCYTQKDLDDWQNMFARCYEMAGLTREDRVQIAVGYGLWTAGVGFQQACEKFGALAIPVGPGNLELQITFLQDLQSTVFCCTASMGLLLAEEVNRLGLKSTLNVKKIIMGAERSSPAMLETMREFLGVEEIYDITGLTELYGPGTGLSCRCNTGIHYWPDYYILEVLDPETLEPVAPGEVGEMVYTSLHKEGVPFIRYRSRDLTRLIDGECPCGCWLPRHDRILGRSDDVVIFRGVNIYPGQIDEILTRVSGIGSEYQVLFDHGSDGRDYMLIRVERACNGEALPDEQVAKKISSGVKHTLLVSPQVELLDYGTLPRSERKTKRIFDNRKF